One region of Ascaphus truei isolate aAscTru1 chromosome 13, aAscTru1.hap1, whole genome shotgun sequence genomic DNA includes:
- the LOC142465224 gene encoding T-box protein VegT-B-like: MQGDSAELEKAEPPKAMRVEEPPSLPRGGYQYWAPEQEVGHGLTPDSPRQKEATNREQQVPTPSSSHVYRWQDRGDPMPLPAPREFRGRGHTLDVATVPEQDSRLLPDAYAALPPPHPTQDFSGVMNLSVDPPRKPARRGPVYSPYAVDQWMGPGPYRPVSYAAYPTDYSAQGAAAPPHAGVSDWSQYSLFPYSCW; this comes from the exons atgcaGGGGGACAGTGCTGAGCTGGAGAAagcag AGCCCCCCAAGGCCATGCGTGTGGAGGAGCCCCCCTCACTGCCACGTGGGGGCTATCAGTACTGGGCCCCGGAGCAGGAGGTGGGACACGGCCTAACGCCCGACTCCCCCAGGCAGAAGGAGGCCACGAACAGAGAGCAGCAGGTGCCCACCCCATCCTCCAGCCACGTATACAG GTGGCAGGACAGAGGGGACCCcatgcctctccctgccccgcgTGAGTTCCGTGGCAGGGGCCACACCCTTGACGTGGCCACGGTGCCCGAACAAGACTCCCGCCTGCTCCCCGACGCCTACGCGGCCCTCCCCCCGCCGCACCCCACCCAGGACTTCTCTGGTGTTATGAACCTTTCCGTGGACCCCCCCAGGAAGCCGGCCCGGCGTGGCCCGGTGTACAGCCCGTACGCTGTGGACCAGTGGATGGGCCCGGGTCCTTACCGGCCCGTGAGCTACGCTGCTTACCCAACGGACTACAGCGCACAGGGGGCCGCGGCCCCCCCTCACGCGGGGGTGTCGGACTGGAGCCAGTACTCTCTCTTCCCCTATTCCTGCTGGTAG